The following proteins are co-located in the Pan troglodytes isolate AG18354 chromosome 5, NHGRI_mPanTro3-v2.0_pri, whole genome shotgun sequence genome:
- the LOC129144262 gene encoding uncharacterized LOC128092246 homolog, protein MYLGDSHVLLNTLCWCCHRKIWLHSGEDCYHCRTEPLRP, encoded by the coding sequence atgtatttgggAGACAGTCACGTCCTATTGAATACCTTGTGCTGGTGCTGCCATCGAAAAATCTGGTTACACTCCGGGGAGGACTGCTACCACTGCAGAACTGAACCACTTCGGCCATGA